Proteins encoded within one genomic window of Arachis ipaensis cultivar K30076 chromosome B08, Araip1.1, whole genome shotgun sequence:
- the LOC107610496 gene encoding sex-lethal homolog: protein MRERVREREWVGNTERGSYRNQVKDPRVWNREEYRRLENESFLIFLDNLPEDISKRELYQLFCWTGRINDIYLSRKQKRGTIYMFVFIHYTTKGGALKAITEMNRLKLRGKEVFVGEAKYRRLSNTKDMKKIQPAGGNRNDMIRQPP, encoded by the coding sequence atgagagagagagttagagagagagagtgggtGGGAAACACTGAGAGGGGTAGCTATAGGAATCAGGTAAAGGATCCTAGGGTTTGGAACAGAGAAGAGTACCGTCGATTGGAGAATGAGTCGTTCTTGATTTTCTTGGATAATCTACCAGAAGACATCTCGAAGAGAGAATTGTATCAGTTGTTCTGTTGGACTGGCCGCATAAATGACATATACCTTTCACGAAAACAAAAAAGGGGTACGATTTATATGTTTGTGTTCATACACTACACTACAAAGGGAGGAGCTTTGAAAGCTATAACAGAAATGAATCGTCTGAAGCTGAGAGGAAAGGAGGTGTTTGTTGGGGAAGCAAAGTACAGGAGATTGTCGAATACGAAGGACATGAAGAAGATACAACCAGCAGGTGGCAACCGAAACGACATGATCCGCCAGCCGCCGTGA